A genomic segment from Drosophila miranda strain MSH22 chromosome 3, D.miranda_PacBio2.1, whole genome shotgun sequence encodes:
- the LOC117188362 gene encoding uncharacterized protein LOC117188362 isoform X4 codes for MGKHRTAQHDAIFIAFMERHPMIAINYLKGDKLAAEAAWKRLSKELNSVGPPVKEVCEWKRVWKDWKSCIRKKINNNRLEDSNACGKGSLYQDTLTALEDAVAVICDLYDKPDRVVESRPKARPEISNRLQLQDIKTDHDEVTATDDNDEKEDDCFSRINDRHIGVKLERTSTSQTPSAKKRKLVQNDVNELEIEHESTVPMLMDIAKELQDMNRQTRLNAQRTEANTDALLALGTQISDLMQQQLKERKRLNAVMEKFVHKMETTD; via the exons AT GGGCAAACACAGAACTGCGCAGCATGATGCCATATTCATCGCATTTATGGAGAGACACCCAATGATAGCCATAAACTACCTCAAGGGTGATAAGCTG GCAGCTGAAGCCGCCTGGAAGCGGCTTTCAAAGGAGTTAAATAGCGTGGGTCCGCCTGTCAAAGAAGTTTGTGAGTGGAAAAGA GTATGGAAAGACTGGAAAAGCTGCATTCGTAAAAAGATTAACAATAACAGGCTGGAAGATTCAAATGCCTGCGGCAAAGGCTCGCTGTATCAGGATACACTCACTGCTCTAGAGGATGCAGTGGCCGTGATCTGTGACTTGTATGATAAGCCCGACAGAGTAGTCGAATCTCGTCCAAAGGCACGTCCTGAAATTTCCAACCGTTTGCAACTGCAGGACATCAAGACCGACCACGACGAGGTCACAGCCACAGATGACA ATGATGAGAAAGAAGATGACTGCTTCAGCCGGATCAATGACAGACATATCGGCGTGAAATTGGAGCGCACTAGCACTTCGCAAACTCCATCTGCCAAAAAGCGCAAGCTGGTGCAAAATGATGTAAATGAATTAGAAATTGAACACGAGAGCACG GTGCCGATGCTAATGGACATTGCAAAGGAGCTGCAGGACATGAATAGACAAACTCGCTTGAACGCCCAGCGCACAGAAGCCAATACGGACGCGCTTTTGGCTCTAGGCACACAGATCTCAGACCTAATGCAGCAACAGCTCAAGGAGCGCAAGCGTCTTAATGCTGTAATGGAGAAATTTGTTCACAAAATGGAAACAACCGACTAA
- the LOC117188362 gene encoding uncharacterized protein LOC117188362 isoform X2, which produces MGKHRTAQHDAIFIAFMERHPMIAINYLKGDKLAAEAAWKRLSKELNSVGPPVKEVCEWKRVWKDWKSCIRKKINNNRLEDSNACGKGSLYQDTLTALEDAVAVICDLYDKPDRVVESRPKARPEISNRLQLQDIKTDHDEVTATDDNDEKEDDCFSRINDRHIGVKLERTSTSQTPSAKKRKLVQNDVNELEIEHESTVPMLMDIAKELQDMNRQTRLNAQRTEANTDALLALGTQISDLMQQQLKERKRLNAVMEKFVHKMETTD; this is translated from the exons AT GGGCAAACACAGAACTGCGCAGCATGATGCCATATTCATCGCATTTATGGAGAGACACCCAATGATAGCCATAAACTACCTCAAGGGTGATAAGCTG GCAGCTGAAGCCGCCTGGAAGCGGCTTTCAAAGGAGTTAAATAGCGTGGGTCCGCCTGTCAAAGAAGTTTGTGAGTGGAAAAGA GTATGGAAAGACTGGAAAAGCTGCATTCGTAAAAAGATTAACAATAACAGGCTGGAAGATTCAAATGCCTGCGGCAAAGGCTCGCTGTATCAGGATACACTCACTGCTCTAGAGGATGCAGTGGCCGTGATCTGTGACTTGTATGATAAGCCCGACAGAGTAGTCGAATCTCGTCCAAAGGCACGTCCTGAAATTTCCAACCGTTTGCAACTGCAGGACATCAAGACCGACCACGACGAGGTCACAGCCACAGATGACA ATGATGAGAAAGAAGATGACTGCTTCAGCCGGATCAATGACAGACATATCGGCGTGAAATTGGAGCGCACTAGCACTTCGCAAACTCCATCTGCCAAAAAGCGCAAGCTGGTGCAAAATGATGTAAATGAATTAGAAATTGAACACGAGAGCACGGTGCCGATGCTAATGGACATTGCAAAGGAGCTGCAGGACATGAATAGACAAACTCGCTTGAACGCCCAGCGCACAGAAGCCAATACGGACGCGCTTTTGGCTCTAGGCACACAGATCTCAGACCTAATGCAGCAACAGCTCAAGGAGCGCAAGCGTCTTAATGCTGTAATGGAGAAATTTGTTCACAAAATGGAAACAACCGACTAA
- the LOC117188362 gene encoding uncharacterized protein LOC117188362 isoform X3: MGKHRTAQQDAIFIAFMERHPMIAKNYLKDDKLAAEAAWKRLSKELNSVGPPVKEVCEWKRVWKDWKSCIRKKINNNRLEDSNACGKGSLYQDTLTALEDAVAVICDLYDKPDRVVESRPKARPEISNRLQLQDIKTDHDEVTATDDNDEKEDDCFSRINDRHIGVKLERTSTSQTPSAKKRKLVQNDVNELEIEHESTVPMLMDIAKELQDMNRQTRLNAQRTEANTDALLALGTQISDLMQQQLKERKRLNAVMEKFVHKMETTD, encoded by the exons AT GGGCAAACACAGAACTGCGCAGCAAGATGCCATATTCATCGCATTTATGGAGAGACACCCAATGATAGCCAAAAACTACCTCAAGGATGATAAGCTGGCAGCTGAAGCCGCCTGGAAGCGGCTTTCAAAGGAGTTAAATAGCGTGGGTCCGCCTGTCAAAGAAGTTTGTGAGTGGAAAAGA GTATGGAAAGACTGGAAAAGCTGCATTCGTAAAAAGATTAACAATAACAGGCTGGAAGATTCAAATGCCTGCGGCAAAGGCTCGCTGTATCAGGATACACTCACTGCTCTAGAGGATGCAGTGGCCGTGATCTGTGACTTGTATGATAAGCCCGACAGAGTAGTCGAATCTCGTCCAAAGGCACGTCCTGAAATTTCCAACCGTTTGCAACTGCAGGACATCAAGACCGACCACGACGAGGTCACAGCCACAGATGACA ATGATGAGAAAGAAGATGACTGCTTCAGCCGGATCAATGACAGACATATCGGCGTGAAATTGGAGCGCACTAGCACTTCGCAAACTCCATCTGCCAAAAAGCGCAAGCTGGTGCAAAATGATGTAAATGAATTAGAAATTGAACACGAGAGCACGGTGCCGATGCTAATGGACATTGCAAAGGAGCTGCAGGACATGAATAGACAAACTCGCTTGAACGCCCAGCGCACAGAAGCCAATACGGACGCGCTTTTGGCTCTAGGCACACAGATCTCAGACCTAATGCAGCAACAGCTCAAGGAGCGCAAGCGTCTTAATGCTGTAATGGAGAAATTTGTTCACAAAATGGAAACAACCGACTAA
- the LOC117188358 gene encoding Fanconi anemia group I protein homolog produces the protein MRQGDAKCVGWKDLLPDSLALLSATPRFILNGVGTDGTEYRNNTVKSICTMRWPSSILTPIADMFKAINLSNGEIFTVLNKFSGALQELSPMELPALCFQLFSMCQNASQLIVPLLALEKYFQRNYYKRLFSDMSSNSTDFDSIDPFSDKELREAEETILHHLNYCTMYKLTEKHLAVMLRNFSHLPDVILTPFMLSAIISMTSVNRDPESARISRCILLPFLRNVIKNNEEEITLADYSVWYRDSLQRKQVDLQQVLTVLIDQNKDGKDVITPGLVHLVFFLLKSHSPKMHTLAITFLTKFIRKRFIFGQGIIRLLSEWMIVHQDQNQFSECLTLLSVAGTPSQNALNDLFRYLFFV, from the exons ATGCGACAGGGAGACGCCAAGTGCGTTGGTTGGAAGGATTTGTTGCCAGATTCACTGGCTCTGCTTTCGGCAACTCCACGTTTTATACTAAATGGGGTGGGAACCGACGGAACCGAGTATAGAAACAATACAGTGAAAAGTATATGTACCATGCGATGGCCGTCTTCAATCCTGACCCCCATTGCTGACATGTTCAA GGCCATAAATCTCAGCAACGGAGAAATTTTTACCGTATTAAATAAATTCTCCGGGGCTCTGCAGGAGCTATCGCCAATGGAGCTACCAGCTCTGTGCTTCCAGCTCTTTTCCATGTGCCAAAATGCCTCACAACTGATTGTACCGCTGCTGGCATTGGAGAAGTATTTTCAACGCAATTACTATAAGCGCTTGTTCTCAGACATGAGCAGCAACTCTACAGATTTCGACAGCATAG ATCCATTTTCGGACAAAGAGCTGCGGGAGGCCGAAGAGACTATACTCCATCATTTGAATTACTGTACTATGTATAAACTAACTGAGAAACATCTGGCCGTAATGTTGAGG AACTTCTCGCATTTGCCCGATGTCATTCTCACGCCATTCATGCTCAGCGCCATTATTTCGATGACAAGTGTGAATCGTGATCCAGAATCTGCGCGCATCTCTCGATGCATTTTGCTGCCATTCTTGCGAAATgtcataaagaataatgaagaaGAGATAACTTTGGCAGACTACTCCGTTTGGTATCGTGATTCGTTACAGCGCAAACAAGTCGACTTGCAGCAGGTCTTAACGGTGCTCATAGATCAGAACAAAGATGGAAAAGATGTGATAACACCAGGACTAGTCCACCTAGTATTTTTTCTGCTTAAATCGCACTCGCCCAAAATGCATACTCTAGCAATTACTTTTTTAACAAAGTTCATTCGCAAACGTTTCATCTTTGGGCAAGGCATCATTAGACTCCTCTCTGAGTGGATGATTGTACATCAAGATCAAAACCAGTTTTCGG AATGTTTAACACTATTAAGTGTAGCTGGTACACCGTCTCAGAATGCACTAaatgacctatttcgctacttgttttttgtttga